A part of Aminivibrio pyruvatiphilus genomic DNA contains:
- a CDS encoding bacteriohemerythrin, which translates to MTVQWSDDLAIGIGIIDDQHKKLVERIASFSRAVESGDRNRMEDTVNYLIGYAIQHFGAEELIMIRNCYDQFREHRDEHSWFIKEVFDLHRRFAEGEEMTRESAEALRDMLVNWTLDHISVKDKRIAETLNSFGGPLRK; encoded by the coding sequence ATGACAGTACAGTGGAGCGACGACCTGGCCATCGGCATCGGCATCATCGACGACCAGCACAAAAAGCTAGTGGAGCGCATAGCCTCCTTTTCCAGAGCCGTGGAAAGCGGCGACAGAAACAGGATGGAAGATACGGTCAACTACCTCATCGGCTACGCCATCCAGCATTTCGGCGCCGAAGAACTCATCATGATCCGCAACTGCTACGACCAGTTCAGGGAGCACCGGGACGAGCACAGCTGGTTCATCAAGGAAGTCTTCGACCTCCACCGCAGATTCGCCGAGGGAGAAGAGATGACCCGGGAGAGCGCCGAGGCCCTGAGGGACATGCTGGTAAACTGGACCCTCGACCACATCTCCGTGAAGGACAAGCGCATCGCCGAGACCCTCAACAGCTTCGGCGGTCCCCTCAGGAAATAG
- a CDS encoding metallophosphoesterase — MIYLTGDTHGVYGMDRFSPGNFPAGEGLSRDDLVVILGDFGLFWSDPPAEREREELERLSSRPWTTLFLDGNHENFTLLDALPEEERFGAPVGVAASNVFHLRRGYVYTLEEKKCFAFGGARSLDRHGRTAGKSWWRREIPSEEEFRRGLDSLESAGWTVDWILTHTAPEGILKTTNLAKYLAGDPVSLYLEEIRKETAYDRWFCGHLHRNAFFPGERVHVLRENILDGGTGNTVSVERNRPPLKERLRAFRSRFSQEGD; from the coding sequence ATGATCTACCTGACCGGGGACACCCACGGAGTGTACGGAATGGACCGATTCTCCCCGGGCAACTTTCCTGCGGGGGAGGGGCTTTCGAGGGACGACCTGGTAGTGATCCTGGGGGATTTCGGGCTTTTCTGGAGCGACCCTCCCGCGGAGCGGGAAAGGGAAGAGCTGGAAAGGCTGAGCTCACGGCCATGGACCACCCTTTTTCTCGACGGGAACCACGAAAATTTCACCCTGCTGGACGCCCTGCCGGAAGAAGAGCGGTTCGGCGCCCCGGTCGGGGTGGCCGCCTCCAATGTGTTCCACCTCAGGCGTGGATACGTCTACACCCTTGAAGAAAAAAAATGCTTCGCCTTCGGAGGCGCCCGGAGCCTGGACCGGCACGGGCGGACGGCGGGAAAGTCCTGGTGGAGGCGGGAAATCCCCTCGGAGGAGGAATTCCGCCGGGGACTCGATTCCCTTGAGTCCGCCGGGTGGACGGTGGACTGGATTCTCACCCATACCGCCCCGGAGGGAATCCTGAAGACCACCAACCTCGCCAAGTACCTTGCCGGGGACCCCGTATCCCTATACCTCGAGGAAATCCGGAAAGAGACGGCCTATGACCGCTGGTTCTGCGGCCATCTTCACAGGAACGCCTTTTTCCCCGGCGAGCGGGTTCATGTGCTCCGGGAGAACATCCTCGACGGCGGGACGGGGAACACTGTTTCGGTGGAGCGGAACCGCCCCCCGCTGAAAGAGAGACTGAGAGCCTTCCGGAGCCGGTTTTCCCAGGAGGGGGACTGA
- a CDS encoding chemotaxis protein CheC has product MDSGTLSDFHLDVLKEVSNIGAGNAATSLSSLLGRTVDMQVSRVVPMPFNGIVDYAGGAERMILSVFVRIEGGISGNMLFVMSTSDALALIRHMTGASGGEGFTDMGFSVIHEVGNIMIGSYITALSDFLGFELTPSVPSLAMDMAGAILAFSLSEIGRSGDTAIVIDGGLSLDGNPLSEGESSHIFLLPDPDSFGRIFQALGVAGHGGR; this is encoded by the coding sequence ATGGACTCCGGAACTCTGAGTGATTTTCACCTCGACGTCCTGAAAGAGGTGAGCAACATCGGCGCGGGAAACGCCGCCACGTCCCTTTCCTCCCTACTGGGAAGAACGGTGGACATGCAGGTCTCCCGGGTGGTCCCCATGCCGTTCAACGGGATCGTGGACTACGCGGGCGGCGCGGAGCGGATGATTTTGTCGGTCTTCGTCCGCATTGAGGGTGGAATTTCGGGGAACATGCTCTTCGTCATGAGCACCTCCGACGCCCTGGCGCTCATCCGCCACATGACGGGGGCGTCAGGCGGCGAGGGCTTTACGGATATGGGATTTTCGGTGATCCACGAGGTGGGGAATATCATGATCGGTTCCTACATCACGGCTCTTTCCGACTTTCTCGGCTTCGAGCTCACCCCCTCGGTCCCTTCCCTGGCCATGGACATGGCGGGGGCCATCCTGGCCTTCAGCCTTTCCGAGATCGGCCGGAGCGGGGACACCGCCATCGTCATCGACGGCGGCCTTTCCCTGGACGGAAACCCCCTTTCGGAAGGAGAGTCGAGCCACATTTTCCTCCTTCCCGACCCCGATTCTTTCGGCCGGATCTTCCAGGCCCTGGGAGTGGCAGGTCATGGCGGTCGTTAG
- a CDS encoding diguanylate cyclase domain-containing protein, translating into MKRFCSAGGFVRLPVLWILLAAAVLAGGAVIGRWRMKEADRFMREELLRQTRLLSETIQLDQVRALSGTEDDLRLPEYWRFKEQFRAALQAFPGSKFITLVGHRPDGTIFFYADSELPGSEDESPPGDVYEEMDPGFLPAFEENRPVTVGPISDRWGTWVSTWYPVSDHATGETVAVLALDIDGGNWRGDVLRASLLPNGTALLLAVVLLFGGFLLQRRSRPGEEGRRRFRHGEAFLALSAGLVLSVSFALLAREKEFMGSRHSFSVLADARSGELHMLFDKTRNMALESLGRFIEAERNLSVEHLERFIDHLEALPEVISVAWIPHGPEAGALLSAEASPAPRRGNRLQGKEPGAAEAMRRAAETALPSASDIFDLPEGAGRGRGLTIYRPVFFRDGSSRLRGFAAVTLGLDILLTRAQRGGEAEASMALWQLGEGQPRFAAGAGGGSDSWEFSGVTVSSGDSLCSVRPIFAFGRTFAAEMRPGKAFYLHHPVRAGWMALVTGLFITLSVTVLVGAAFRAREALELAVDRRTAELRESEARFRSLVEDVPFPVAVISPEGRILFTNSRGEEFFGLEAAHAMGKNLLSDLHLLVNPGAFHGFVDQVFASGSLHAREVSFRKPDGETRWALVSASPISFDEETSIIIALQDITGRKAMIDRLQLADQFFRTTTEGIVVTDAEGFIEDGNPALEELTGYTLEEIRGGRPGMFSAQRVHSETSERFWDSLRRNGVWQGEVWNRRKDGEAYPVWLTVTAVKDSEGKVTHYAGVLTHIGDIKMEQQRLSHMAYHDSLTGLPNRYLLLDRLEMVIARARRERSLAAAVFIDLDEFKEVNDTYGHETGDLLLVSVARRLTGLIREQDTAARLGGDEFVLVLDGFFSREEVEAFLARIYGAFSEPFPAGGRLLSVHGSIGTALFPDDGSTARELIARADEEMYTVKWKNRERHIS; encoded by the coding sequence ATGAAACGGTTTTGTTCCGCAGGCGGCTTTGTCCGGCTGCCTGTTCTCTGGATTCTTCTCGCCGCCGCGGTGCTCGCCGGGGGGGCGGTTATCGGCCGATGGAGAATGAAGGAAGCCGACCGTTTCATGAGGGAGGAACTGCTTCGGCAGACCCGTCTCCTGAGCGAGACCATCCAGCTTGACCAGGTCAGGGCCCTCTCCGGAACCGAAGATGACCTTCGCCTTCCGGAGTACTGGCGCTTCAAGGAACAGTTCCGGGCAGCCCTCCAGGCCTTTCCGGGGAGCAAATTCATTACCCTCGTGGGGCACCGTCCCGACGGCACCATCTTTTTTTACGCCGACTCGGAACTGCCAGGCTCCGAGGACGAATCCCCCCCGGGAGATGTGTACGAAGAAATGGACCCCGGCTTCCTTCCGGCCTTCGAAGAGAATCGTCCCGTCACCGTGGGACCGATTTCCGACCGGTGGGGCACCTGGGTTTCCACGTGGTATCCCGTGTCCGACCACGCCACCGGGGAAACCGTCGCCGTCCTCGCCCTGGACATCGACGGCGGAAACTGGCGCGGGGATGTTCTCCGGGCATCCCTGCTGCCCAACGGCACGGCCCTCCTTCTTGCAGTTGTCCTGCTTTTCGGCGGTTTTCTTCTTCAGCGGCGCTCCCGCCCTGGTGAAGAAGGGCGGAGAAGATTCAGACACGGGGAAGCTTTCCTCGCCCTGTCCGCGGGGCTGGTGCTCTCCGTTTCCTTTGCCCTGCTGGCCAGGGAGAAGGAGTTCATGGGCAGCAGGCACTCCTTCTCCGTTCTCGCCGATGCCCGTTCCGGGGAGCTTCACATGCTCTTCGACAAGACCCGGAACATGGCCCTGGAGAGCCTGGGGCGGTTCATCGAAGCCGAAAGGAACCTGTCCGTCGAACACCTGGAACGGTTTATCGACCACCTGGAGGCTCTTCCGGAGGTGATCTCCGTGGCCTGGATTCCCCACGGCCCGGAGGCGGGCGCCCTTCTTTCAGCGGAGGCGTCTCCCGCGCCCCGCCGGGGGAACAGGCTCCAGGGAAAGGAGCCCGGCGCTGCCGAAGCCATGAGGCGGGCCGCGGAAACGGCTCTTCCCTCGGCGTCGGACATCTTTGATCTTCCTGAAGGAGCCGGAAGGGGCAGGGGATTGACCATCTACCGCCCTGTCTTCTTCCGGGACGGCTCGTCCCGGCTCCGGGGCTTCGCCGCCGTCACCCTGGGGCTGGATATTCTGCTCACCCGGGCCCAGAGGGGAGGAGAAGCGGAGGCGTCCATGGCCCTCTGGCAGCTCGGCGAAGGACAGCCCCGGTTCGCTGCCGGGGCGGGGGGCGGGAGTGACTCATGGGAATTTTCCGGGGTGACCGTTTCGTCGGGCGACTCCCTCTGCAGCGTCCGTCCCATTTTCGCCTTCGGCAGAACCTTCGCGGCGGAAATGCGCCCGGGTAAAGCCTTCTATCTCCATCATCCCGTCCGCGCAGGCTGGATGGCCCTGGTGACGGGCCTGTTCATAACCCTGTCCGTGACGGTTCTCGTCGGTGCGGCCTTCCGCGCCAGGGAAGCACTGGAGCTGGCCGTGGACCGGAGGACGGCGGAACTCCGGGAGAGTGAGGCCCGGTTCCGCTCTCTGGTCGAGGACGTCCCCTTCCCCGTGGCGGTGATATCGCCGGAGGGAAGGATTCTTTTCACAAACTCCCGGGGGGAAGAGTTTTTCGGCCTGGAGGCTGCCCATGCCATGGGAAAAAATCTCCTGTCCGATCTTCACCTCCTGGTCAACCCCGGGGCTTTCCACGGATTTGTTGACCAGGTGTTCGCCTCGGGATCCCTTCACGCCAGAGAGGTCTCCTTCCGAAAACCGGACGGAGAGACCCGGTGGGCCCTTGTATCCGCCAGTCCTATCTCCTTCGACGAAGAGACATCCATTATCATCGCCCTCCAGGACATTACCGGCCGGAAGGCCATGATTGACAGGCTCCAGCTCGCCGACCAGTTCTTCCGCACCACCACCGAGGGCATCGTGGTGACCGATGCCGAGGGGTTCATCGAGGACGGAAACCCGGCACTCGAGGAGCTAACAGGCTATACCCTGGAAGAGATCCGGGGCGGGAGACCGGGCATGTTCTCCGCCCAGAGGGTCCATTCCGAAACGTCGGAGCGCTTCTGGGATTCCCTGCGGCGCAACGGCGTATGGCAGGGGGAGGTCTGGAACCGCCGGAAGGACGGCGAGGCCTATCCCGTGTGGCTTACCGTCACGGCGGTGAAGGATTCTGAAGGGAAGGTCACCCACTACGCGGGGGTGCTGACCCACATAGGGGACATCAAGATGGAGCAGCAGCGGCTGAGTCACATGGCCTATCATGATTCCCTCACGGGACTGCCGAACCGGTATCTGCTCCTGGATCGCCTGGAGATGGTGATCGCCAGGGCCAGAAGGGAGAGGTCTCTTGCCGCGGCGGTATTCATCGATCTGGACGAGTTCAAGGAAGTGAACGACACCTACGGCCATGAGACAGGGGATCTCCTTCTTGTTTCCGTGGCCCGGAGGCTGACGGGACTCATCCGGGAGCAGGACACCGCTGCCCGCCTCGGAGGGGACGAGTTCGTTCTTGTCCTGGACGGTTTTTTCTCCCGGGAAGAGGTGGAGGCTTTTCTGGCGAGAATTTACGGAGCTTTTTCTGAACCTTTCCCCGCCGGCGGAAGGCTCCTGTCAGTCCACGGCAGCATCGGCACCGCCCTTTTTCCCGACGACGGCTCCACGGCACGGGAGCTCATCGCCCGGGCTGACGAGGAGATGTACACCGTGAAATGGAAAAACAGGGAGAGGCACATCTCCTGA
- a CDS encoding MATE family efflux transporter, translating into MSTDRHLLGTQGIGRLLFRLSLPSAVGMIVMSSYNVVDAIFIGRGVGSPGLAAVAICFPLQMLAGALAIMAGAGGASIISRSLGAGDMERARKAFGTTVSFASGIGIAVALLVFLFLEQVLRLFGATEAILPHAEAYLSVILFGIPLQMFAMVGNHAARAEGRARIAMTTLLISAILNIILDPIFIFGLGWGMRGAAVATVLSQMVMFVWIFGYFYRGKSALSFVSKYLVPSPRLLREIVAVGSSEFVRMAAGSLSIVLVNGALVHWGGDLHVAVYGVINRALSFFFMPLMGIAQGFQPILGYNYGAGNLVRARRAIRLAVTASTVLALIGFTAAQVFPREIFRLFSADEALIAEGVRAMSLISMAFFLIGFQITGSAMFQALGKARPAFLLSLSRQVLLLIPLVLILPGFLGTKGVWISFPLADSGSFLLTLYLFRRELRNLSVSGPAGSD; encoded by the coding sequence GTGAGCACAGACAGGCATCTTCTCGGAACCCAGGGCATAGGGAGGCTTCTCTTCAGGCTTTCCCTTCCCTCTGCAGTCGGCATGATCGTCATGTCATCCTATAACGTGGTGGATGCCATTTTCATCGGCCGGGGCGTCGGATCCCCCGGACTGGCGGCGGTGGCCATCTGCTTTCCCCTGCAGATGCTGGCCGGGGCTCTGGCCATCATGGCCGGCGCGGGGGGAGCGTCCATCATCTCCCGCAGCCTCGGAGCAGGAGATATGGAGAGAGCCCGGAAGGCCTTCGGCACGACGGTGTCCTTCGCCTCCGGCATCGGCATCGCCGTTGCCCTCCTGGTCTTCCTTTTTCTCGAACAGGTCCTCCGGCTCTTCGGGGCCACCGAGGCCATTCTGCCCCACGCGGAGGCCTATCTTTCCGTGATCCTTTTCGGCATCCCCCTCCAGATGTTCGCCATGGTGGGGAACCACGCCGCCCGGGCCGAGGGCAGGGCCAGGATCGCCATGACCACGCTGCTCATCTCCGCCATACTGAACATAATCCTCGATCCCATATTCATCTTCGGCCTGGGCTGGGGGATGCGGGGAGCCGCCGTGGCCACGGTGCTCTCCCAGATGGTGATGTTCGTGTGGATTTTCGGCTATTTCTACAGGGGAAAAAGCGCCCTTTCCTTTGTCAGTAAGTATCTCGTCCCCTCACCCCGGCTGCTTCGGGAAATAGTGGCCGTCGGGTCGTCGGAGTTCGTCCGCATGGCTGCGGGCAGCCTCTCCATCGTCCTGGTCAACGGGGCCCTCGTCCACTGGGGAGGAGATCTTCACGTGGCCGTCTACGGAGTCATCAACAGGGCCCTTTCCTTCTTCTTCATGCCCCTCATGGGCATAGCCCAGGGGTTCCAGCCCATCCTGGGCTACAACTACGGAGCGGGAAACCTGGTCCGGGCGCGCCGGGCTATCCGCCTCGCCGTGACCGCCTCCACGGTCCTCGCCCTCATCGGCTTCACCGCCGCCCAGGTCTTTCCCCGGGAAATCTTCCGGCTCTTCTCCGCCGACGAGGCCCTCATCGCCGAAGGAGTCCGGGCGATGAGCCTCATCTCCATGGCCTTCTTCCTCATCGGCTTCCAGATCACCGGGTCAGCCATGTTCCAGGCCCTGGGAAAGGCCCGGCCCGCCTTCCTGCTCTCCCTGTCCCGCCAGGTGCTCCTGCTCATCCCCCTTGTCCTCATCCTTCCCGGCTTCCTGGGGACAAAGGGTGTCTGGATCTCCTTCCCCCTGGCGGACAGCGGCTCCTTTCTGCTGACCCTCTACCTGTTCAGGAGGGAGCTTCGGAATCTGTCCGTTTCCGGGCCGGCCGGGAGTGACTGA
- a CDS encoding chemotaxis protein CheD, translating into MAVVRVGIAEAGVVLNPDSISTLGLGSCVGVTLYDEKRRIGGMVHVMLPSTELARGTDFNRSKFADSAVPDLLKQMIRYGADERRIRAKLAGGAQMFSLGGNADSLLKIGARNVEACRKVLSSLRIPVLSEDTGGSWGRTVELFSDSGMLEIRAIGKEKKLI; encoded by the coding sequence ATGGCGGTCGTTAGGGTCGGCATCGCCGAAGCCGGTGTCGTTCTGAATCCCGACTCCATCTCAACCCTCGGGCTTGGTTCCTGCGTCGGGGTAACACTGTACGACGAAAAAAGGCGCATCGGGGGAATGGTCCACGTGATGCTCCCTTCCACGGAGCTCGCCAGGGGAACGGATTTCAACAGGTCGAAATTCGCCGATTCCGCCGTGCCCGACCTCCTGAAGCAGATGATCCGCTACGGGGCAGACGAGCGCCGCATCAGGGCGAAACTCGCAGGGGGCGCCCAGATGTTCTCCCTGGGAGGCAATGCCGACTCTCTCCTCAAGATCGGCGCCCGGAACGTGGAAGCCTGCAGAAAGGTTCTTTCTTCCCTCAGGATCCCCGTCCTGTCCGAGGACACGGGAGGCTCCTGGGGCCGGACGGTGGAACTGTTCTCCGATTCCGGGATGCTCGAGATACGGGCCATCGGCAAGGAGAAGAAGCTCATCTAG
- the pfp gene encoding diphosphate--fructose-6-phosphate 1-phosphotransferase, with amino-acid sequence MTTPVQNTLAIVCGGGPAPGINSVISSVTIEAKKSGWEVFGIYDGFSNLAKGEKKIIPLTIDMVSRIHSDGGSILKTSRFNPTKSDESLRRVVDTLIELGVTHLVTIGGDDTAYAASRIAGYAKNSLGLTISFAHVPKTIDNDLPLPEGIPTFGFETARSLGAQLVSNLMEDAKTTGRWFLVVAMGRVAGHLALGIGKSAGATITIIPEEFPSNGKIPLSLVVDIITGSIIKRLASGRNYGVAVTAEGLIEKIRIEDLEAADCLEYDDHGHIRYAEINFSDVLKKELLANLNSLGIKMTVNNKEVGYEVRCAPPNAFDIEYTRNLGYAAFDFLRSGGTNALITIQNNMIVPISFDDILDPVTKKTRIRTVNTESIQYRIAREYMIRLEKRDFQGGIDFEKLAVAAKLPPDEFRRRFQYVTEY; translated from the coding sequence ATGACCACTCCGGTCCAAAATACCCTCGCAATCGTCTGCGGAGGCGGCCCCGCCCCCGGAATAAACAGCGTGATCAGCTCGGTGACCATCGAGGCGAAGAAGTCGGGCTGGGAGGTCTTCGGAATTTACGACGGCTTCTCCAACCTGGCGAAGGGAGAGAAAAAGATCATCCCCCTCACCATCGACATGGTAAGCCGGATCCACTCCGACGGAGGGAGTATCCTGAAAACCTCCCGGTTCAACCCCACCAAGAGCGACGAGAGCCTGCGACGGGTGGTGGACACGCTCATCGAACTGGGGGTCACCCACCTGGTGACCATCGGCGGCGACGACACCGCCTACGCCGCGTCCCGCATCGCAGGCTACGCGAAGAACAGCCTGGGGCTCACCATCAGTTTCGCCCACGTGCCCAAAACCATCGACAACGACCTTCCCCTCCCGGAGGGCATTCCCACATTCGGCTTCGAGACCGCCCGCTCCCTGGGAGCCCAGCTCGTTTCGAACCTGATGGAGGACGCCAAGACCACCGGCAGGTGGTTCCTCGTGGTGGCCATGGGCAGGGTGGCCGGCCATCTCGCCCTCGGCATCGGCAAGAGTGCCGGCGCCACCATCACCATCATACCGGAAGAATTTCCCTCGAACGGAAAAATCCCCCTCTCCCTGGTGGTGGACATCATCACCGGCTCCATCATCAAGCGCCTGGCCTCGGGAAGAAACTACGGCGTGGCCGTGACGGCGGAGGGGCTCATCGAGAAGATACGGATCGAGGACCTCGAGGCCGCCGACTGCCTGGAGTACGATGACCACGGGCACATCCGCTACGCGGAGATCAACTTCTCCGACGTGCTGAAAAAGGAGCTCCTGGCGAACCTCAATTCTCTCGGGATCAAGATGACCGTCAACAACAAGGAAGTGGGATACGAGGTCCGGTGCGCCCCGCCCAACGCCTTCGACATCGAGTACACCCGAAACCTCGGCTACGCCGCCTTCGACTTCCTCCGGAGCGGCGGCACCAACGCCCTCATCACCATACAGAACAACATGATCGTTCCCATCTCCTTCGACGATATCCTCGACCCGGTGACGAAAAAAACGCGCATCCGCACGGTGAACACGGAATCGATCCAGTACCGTATCGCCAGGGAGTACATGATCCGGCTGGAGAAGCGGGACTTCCAGGGAGGCATCGACTTCGAGAAACTGGCCGTGGCGGCGAAGCTGCCCCCCGACGAGTTCCGCAGGCGATTCCAGTACGTGACCGAATACTGA
- a CDS encoding D-alanine--D-alanine ligase family protein, with protein sequence MKIWVLHGGEGPEREVSLRSGEAVASALLERGYETEPVDLRNRGDASAFIEKKEGFAFIALHGGWGEDGTLQAALEMAGIPFSGSRHASCALAMDKTAGKALFREKGIPVPKGIEVSRRGADEESLSGACLEELLERSGKLVVKPCCSGSTVGVSILDGPGGLGDALEEAFRHDGRVLVEEYIPGREITVTVHERHGKPVCLPVIEIRPRGGFYDYGSKYTPGGSEYRVPAPLEESVLKAVEHAALGSYKALGCRAYARVDLRLDDDDLPVVLELNTVPGMTATSLVPKAAAAAGISFGEFLGMVVENSLSR encoded by the coding sequence ATGAAGATATGGGTTCTCCACGGAGGCGAAGGCCCCGAAAGGGAGGTCTCCCTCCGGAGCGGAGAGGCGGTGGCCTCCGCACTCCTCGAAAGGGGATACGAAACGGAGCCGGTGGACCTCCGGAACAGGGGAGACGCGTCGGCCTTCATCGAAAAAAAGGAAGGTTTTGCCTTCATCGCCCTCCACGGGGGATGGGGAGAGGACGGAACGCTGCAGGCGGCCCTCGAAATGGCGGGAATTCCGTTTTCCGGCTCTCGCCATGCATCCTGCGCCCTCGCCATGGACAAGACGGCGGGCAAGGCCCTCTTCCGGGAGAAGGGGATTCCGGTTCCGAAGGGGATCGAAGTGTCCCGCCGCGGGGCTGATGAGGAGTCTCTCTCCGGGGCCTGCCTGGAGGAACTCCTGGAGCGGTCGGGAAAGCTCGTGGTGAAGCCCTGCTGTTCCGGCAGCACCGTGGGGGTCTCCATCCTCGACGGTCCCGGCGGGCTCGGGGATGCCCTGGAGGAGGCTTTTCGCCACGACGGAAGGGTGCTGGTGGAGGAGTACATCCCCGGCCGGGAGATCACCGTGACGGTCCATGAACGGCACGGGAAGCCCGTCTGCCTCCCGGTCATCGAAATCCGCCCCAGGGGCGGATTTTACGACTACGGCTCGAAATACACACCCGGAGGGAGCGAGTATCGTGTTCCGGCTCCTCTGGAAGAATCCGTCCTCAAGGCCGTGGAGCATGCTGCCCTCGGGTCGTACAAGGCCCTTGGATGCAGGGCCTACGCCAGGGTGGACCTCCGCCTCGACGACGACGACCTTCCCGTGGTGCTCGAACTCAACACGGTACCAGGGATGACCGCCACCAGCCTGGTGCCCAAGGCGGCGGCGGCGGCGGGCATCTCCTTCGGGGAGTTCCTCGGGATGGTGGTGGAGAATTCCCTGTCCCGCTGA